CGCGTTGATAGGTCGTCTGCCATTTCAACTTGATGCTCGCGACAAACCAAGTCGCTGCGGCAGTCAATGCCATCTCATGTTCCCAGGCACGATACTTGCGGGCTTGGAAATCGTCCCAGCCCAATTCCGACTTGGCATCTTCATAGGTGCGCTCGGTGTAAAAGCGCCAACAACTGCGTTCAATCAAGGTGAACGCTGGCGTGTCGGCGACACCGTTCAATAGACTGTAGGTCATGCGCCCATCGGCATCGCGGCGAATCACGAGCCATTCGGCACGGACTTGCATCGTCGGCGTCAAGGTCCACACGCGCACGACTGCAAACTCGGCTTCCAAAATACCGCGTTCAAAGTGCCGGACTTGAACACGTTGCCAGACCGTCGCCGACCGTCGTCCTACGGCACATGCGGTATGCGGTTTGTGCCGGCTCTGCACACGCAGCTGGGTGTGTGGCCGCCCATGACCTTTGCGGCGCGGCACGCCGACTTGCGGTGCTTGCAGATAAACTTGCGTGTTCGCGGGGACTTGGGCGGCATAGTTCAAGTGCATTTCGTCCAATTTTGCCCGCAAGTCCCGATTGCGCCCATACAATTCATCGCAGGCAACCGTGTCAAAGGGCAAGCCATTGGCTTGGGCGCGCTGGATCATCGCGAGACCCAATGCCGGCTTGGTCGCAAAGGTGCGTTCGGGTGGCAGTCCGACCTCCTGGCGACGTGTCGCATACGCACGCGTAAACCAGCACGCCGGTAAAAACAATTCGCCGTCCACCAACGCCCAGGTGCGGGTCGCGGGATGAGCAAACGCCAAACACGTGGCGACCAAACTCAGGTCAATTTTGCCCAAGCGCCCGTTGTGTTGCCGGGCGGCACCGACGCTCTGGTCACCGGCTTTCGCATCGGCACTTTCATCCAGAATGACCAAGCCCCCGGTCGCCAATGCAGGTTCGTCCCGAATATCGTGTTGAATTTGCTCATACACGGGTTGGGCACGCCAGGGTGACTCGGACATGAAATGTTGGAGCGGTTGACCATCGCGCCGATTCAACCGGCGGTCGATATTCGCAAAGTTGCGTTGATCTTCCATAGTCAACTGCCCGCGCCAAAACGTGCGGGCACACTCGCTGGTATCGCGTGTGCGGGTGCGAAAGTAGGGGCGATAGTGTTGCCAAAAGGCGTCGAGATCATCGGCGAGTTGATCCACGGCATCGCTGGGCACGCCCCAGCCATCGGGATCGAACAGATTGGGCGAGAGTGAAGTAGCGTCATTCTCTAATCAATGCCACAACTCGCTACAATTGTCCAATTTAGAATGTTTGTCTAATCTGACATTGCCAAA
The sequence above is a segment of the Chloroflexota bacterium genome. Coding sequences within it:
- a CDS encoding IS701 family transposase; the protein is MPSDAVDQLADDLDAFWQHYRPYFRTRTRDTSECARTFWRGQLTMEDQRNFANIDRRLNRRDGQPLQHFMSESPWRAQPVYEQIQHDIRDEPALATGGLVILDESADAKAGDQSVGAARQHNGRLGKIDLSLVATCLAFAHPATRTWALVDGELFLPACWFTRAYATRRQEVGLPPERTFATKPALGLAMIQRAQANGLPFDTVACDELYGRNRDLRAKLDEMHLNYAAQVPANTQVYLQAPQVGVPRRKGHGRPHTQLRVQSRHKPHTACAVGRRSATVWQRVQVRHFERGILEAEFAVVRVWTLTPTMQVRAEWLVIRRDADGRMTYSLLNGVADTPAFTLIERSCWRFYTERTYEDAKSELGWDDFQARKYRAWEHEMALTAAATWFVASIKLKWQTTYQRDPSLAKQFQLEVLPALSTANVRDLLMSVLPVPQLTPESARQLVVTHLVNRARSTSSRLRKQQEQNDSS